The proteins below come from a single Euzebyales bacterium genomic window:
- a CDS encoding SDR family oxidoreductase: protein MPEWRRGLVTGASSGIGEAFAQLLAADGSDLVLVARGRDALEAVADRLRSSHRVDVEVLPADLGTRAGCTTVEARLRDEAAPVDLLVNSAGIGTSGRFGEIALEHETALIDLNITALVRLTHAAVGVMRSRRHGGIINVSSMTSFQPYPNGANYGASKTYVTTLSKAIHTELAGSGVKVLALCPGFTRTGYHDAAGIKRTPIPDRLWLRPDDVAATGLAALRSGRSVRVVGRPYRLWAGMTKVVPDVVIRRLLARVGANRT from the coding sequence ATGCCCGAGTGGCGACGTGGGCTCGTGACCGGCGCCAGCAGCGGCATAGGAGAGGCGTTCGCACAGCTTCTCGCCGCCGACGGCAGCGATCTCGTGCTGGTCGCCCGCGGACGTGACGCGCTGGAGGCTGTCGCCGACCGGCTGCGGAGCAGCCACCGTGTGGACGTGGAGGTCCTGCCCGCCGATCTGGGCACCCGGGCGGGATGCACGACGGTGGAGGCACGGCTCCGCGACGAGGCCGCACCGGTCGACCTGCTGGTCAACAGCGCCGGCATCGGCACCAGCGGTCGCTTCGGCGAGATCGCGCTGGAGCATGAGACCGCGCTGATCGATCTCAACATCACGGCGTTGGTCCGGCTGACCCATGCGGCGGTGGGGGTCATGCGATCCCGCCGCCACGGCGGGATCATCAACGTGTCGTCGATGACGTCGTTCCAGCCGTACCCGAACGGCGCGAACTACGGCGCGAGCAAGACCTATGTGACCACCCTCAGCAAGGCGATCCACACCGAACTGGCGGGCAGCGGCGTCAAGGTCCTGGCGCTGTGCCCCGGGTTCACGCGCACGGGGTACCACGACGCGGCCGGCATCAAGCGGACTCCCATCCCCGACCGCCTGTGGCTGCGACCCGACGACGTGGCAGCCACGGGGCTGGCTGCACTGCGGTCCGGCCGATCGGTCCGCGTCGTGGGCCGCCCCTACCGCCTGTGGGCCGGCATGACGAAGGTCGTGCCCGATGTGGTGATCCGTCGCCTTCTCGCACGCGTGGGCGCCAACCGGACCTGA
- a CDS encoding alpha-amylase family glycosyl hydrolase — protein MRTTWWQRGVIYQIYPRSFADASGDGIGDLAGMRRHLDHLSWLGVDGLWTSPIYPSPMADFGYDISNYTDIDPVFGSLDDFDALVEAAHRRDLRVLLDWVPNHTSDRHPWFMASRGSRSNPYRDWYIWRDQPNNWRRAFADASAWTLDQRTGQYYLHHFLPQQPDLNWNNPAVRSAMHDVLRFWLDRGVDGFRADVVHLIGKNPELPDDPPDHPGDRVRTHRDQLTHEWLRGIRKVLDGYDGDRMMVGEVNLYEPADILSHAGADQLHMVFNFGLLRSPWSADAFRDEIAAIEHHAQRTATWPTLVLSNHDEPRHRTRYGGDERRARVAAVVLLTLRGTPFLYAGEELGLEDAHVPADRVVDPGGRDPCRAPIPWTAEPGHGWGDNAWLPLPPDPETRNVATQRRDPHSIANLYRRLLRARRADPALHSGGLALLDAPAGVLAYDRIGPDGWRRVLANFGDAAVHVEDCTGLPVVVGTDRSGERAPFSGELSPVTAVVLSDG, from the coding sequence GTGCGCACGACCTGGTGGCAGCGGGGCGTCATCTACCAGATCTATCCCCGCTCGTTCGCCGACGCCTCGGGTGACGGCATCGGTGACCTCGCCGGCATGCGCCGACACCTCGATCACCTCTCGTGGCTGGGCGTCGATGGTCTGTGGACCTCACCGATCTACCCGTCGCCGATGGCCGACTTCGGCTACGACATCTCCAACTACACCGACATTGATCCGGTGTTCGGTTCTCTCGACGACTTCGACGCCCTCGTCGAGGCCGCCCACCGTCGGGACCTCCGTGTGCTGTTGGACTGGGTGCCCAACCACACGTCGGACCGCCACCCGTGGTTCATGGCGTCGCGAGGTTCGCGCAGCAACCCCTACCGCGACTGGTACATCTGGCGTGACCAGCCGAACAACTGGCGCCGCGCGTTCGCGGACGCGTCGGCGTGGACACTCGACCAGCGCACCGGCCAGTACTACCTGCACCACTTCCTTCCCCAACAGCCGGACCTGAACTGGAACAACCCGGCTGTCCGCTCGGCGATGCACGACGTGCTGCGGTTCTGGCTCGACCGTGGCGTCGACGGCTTCCGTGCCGACGTCGTCCACCTCATCGGCAAGAACCCGGAACTGCCCGACGATCCGCCGGATCATCCCGGCGACCGTGTGAGGACGCACCGCGATCAGTTGACGCACGAATGGCTCCGCGGCATCCGGAAGGTGCTCGACGGCTACGACGGCGACCGGATGATGGTCGGCGAGGTCAACCTGTACGAACCTGCCGACATCCTCAGCCACGCGGGCGCCGACCAGCTCCATATGGTGTTCAACTTCGGCCTGCTGCGCTCGCCGTGGAGCGCGGACGCGTTCCGCGACGAGATCGCGGCGATCGAACACCACGCGCAGCGGACCGCGACCTGGCCCACGCTCGTGCTGTCGAACCACGACGAGCCGCGGCACCGCACCCGCTACGGAGGCGACGAACGCCGCGCGCGCGTGGCGGCGGTCGTGCTGCTGACGCTGCGCGGCACGCCGTTCCTGTACGCCGGCGAGGAGCTCGGACTCGAGGACGCACACGTGCCCGCCGATCGTGTGGTCGACCCCGGCGGTCGGGATCCGTGCCGTGCGCCGATCCCGTGGACGGCGGAGCCCGGCCACGGTTGGGGCGACAACGCGTGGCTGCCGTTGCCGCCGGATCCCGAGACCCGCAACGTGGCGACCCAGCGACGCGACCCCCACTCGATCGCCAACCTGTACCGCCGCCTGTTGCGAGCACGCCGCGCCGACCCGGCACTGCACAGCGGCGGTCTGGCGCTGCTGGACGCACCCGCGGGCGTGCTGGCCTACGACCGGATCGGACCGGATGGGTGGCGACGCGTGCTCGCCAACTTCGGCGACGCGGCCGTGCACGTCGAGGACTGCACTGGACTGCCGGTGGTGGTCGGCACCGACCGCTCGGGCGAGCGCGCGCCATTCAGTGGTGAGCTGAGCCCGGTGACCGCTGTGGTCCTGTCGGACGGCTGA
- a CDS encoding aldo/keto reductase, with product MRYRRLGRTGYKVSEIGFGSWAIGGDWGPTDDAAAMEALHAAVDAGITLFDTADVYGDGHAERLLARLRAERDEDLVIATKVGRRGPLDPDAYTYDALREWMDRCRENLQVDRLDLVQLHCPPTDTYYRPQVFEDLQALVDEGVTAAVGVSVARVEEGLKAIEFEVVSTVQIIFNIFRQRPAELFLSRAHEHDVGIIGRIPLASGVLTGKYDAEAEFPHDDHRNFNADGEVFDVGETFAGVGLDRGVSAAEQLRARVPDDATMAQFALRWILMHPEVSTVVAGARTPEQVVENAAASSLAALSDDDMAAVEWVYRERIAPVVHQRW from the coding sequence ATGCGCTACCGACGGCTGGGCCGGACCGGGTACAAGGTCAGCGAGATCGGCTTCGGCTCATGGGCGATCGGCGGTGACTGGGGCCCGACCGATGACGCCGCAGCGATGGAAGCGCTGCACGCCGCGGTCGACGCCGGGATCACCTTGTTCGACACCGCCGACGTGTACGGCGACGGGCACGCGGAGCGCCTGCTGGCGCGGCTGCGGGCCGAACGGGACGAGGACCTGGTCATCGCGACCAAGGTCGGGCGTCGCGGACCCCTGGACCCCGATGCGTACACCTACGACGCGCTGCGCGAGTGGATGGACCGCTGTCGCGAGAACCTGCAGGTCGACCGCCTCGACCTCGTGCAGTTGCACTGCCCGCCGACGGACACCTACTACCGGCCGCAGGTGTTCGAGGATCTGCAGGCGCTGGTCGACGAGGGTGTGACGGCGGCGGTCGGCGTCAGTGTCGCGCGCGTCGAGGAGGGGCTCAAGGCGATCGAGTTCGAAGTGGTCTCGACCGTGCAGATCATCTTCAACATCTTCCGCCAACGCCCGGCGGAGCTGTTCCTGTCCCGGGCCCACGAGCACGACGTGGGCATCATCGGGCGCATCCCGCTGGCCAGTGGCGTGTTGACGGGCAAGTACGACGCCGAGGCTGAGTTCCCACACGACGACCACCGCAACTTCAACGCGGACGGTGAGGTGTTCGACGTGGGTGAGACGTTCGCCGGGGTCGGCCTGGACCGTGGCGTCTCTGCGGCAGAGCAGTTGCGCGCACGCGTGCCTGACGACGCCACGATGGCGCAGTTCGCGCTGCGTTGGATCCTGATGCACCCGGAGGTGTCGACAGTGGTCGCGGGTGCCAGGACACCCGAGCAGGTCGTCGAGAACGCGGCCGCGTCGTCGCTGGCGGCCCTGTCCGACGACGACATGGCCGCGGTGGAGTGGGTGTACCGCGAACGCATCGCGCCGGTCGTCCACCAGCGCTGGTAG